A portion of the Thermosediminibacter oceani DSM 16646 genome contains these proteins:
- a CDS encoding IS110 family transposase — translation MFYGGIDVAKHSHEVCLVNDSGDIVLKMHLDNNHKGMNKLLQALERLGLKPDDVKFCLEATGHYWLPIYCYLTNQGFELHVINPIQSDALRNLYVRKTKTDQKDALLLADLLRLGRAPETRLPSETTLKLQSLSRLRFEFVRQVGGLKNRVLGILDRIFPEYPDCFSDVFIRTSRELLKSYPEPEELAEVDLSELSAFLKEHSRGRFGEERAKKIQSLAKGTFGITMALDAFTLQLRLLVEQIEFIEEQIKVIEDAINEVMEELRPSKDTPYRHVIETIPGIGPVLAAAIIGEIGDISRFPNPRALVAYAGLDATVRASGLFEGTRNRMSKRGSPVLRNSLWLAAVSARRFNPELRAYYEQKRSQGKHSNVATGAVARKLVHLIYSLWKDNRPYDPDYQWSPPGKNA, via the coding sequence ATGTTCTATGGCGGTATTGATGTGGCTAAACACAGTCACGAAGTATGCCTCGTAAACGACTCCGGTGATATAGTCTTAAAGATGCATCTAGACAATAACCATAAAGGGATGAATAAGCTTTTGCAGGCATTGGAAAGACTCGGTTTAAAGCCTGATGACGTAAAGTTCTGCTTAGAGGCCACCGGCCATTACTGGCTCCCTATCTACTGCTACCTCACTAACCAGGGATTTGAACTTCATGTCATCAATCCCATTCAGTCGGATGCTTTGCGGAATCTCTATGTGCGTAAAACTAAAACCGACCAAAAAGATGCTCTGCTCCTTGCTGACTTGCTGCGATTGGGAAGAGCCCCCGAGACCAGACTCCCTTCCGAAACAACCCTCAAATTGCAGTCGCTCTCCCGACTCCGCTTTGAGTTCGTACGCCAGGTCGGTGGCCTTAAGAACAGGGTGCTTGGTATTTTGGATAGGATTTTCCCTGAATACCCAGACTGCTTCTCCGATGTGTTTATCCGGACTTCAAGGGAGCTGCTTAAATCTTACCCGGAGCCGGAAGAATTAGCCGAAGTGGACCTTTCAGAGTTATCTGCTTTCCTGAAAGAACATTCCCGCGGTCGGTTCGGTGAAGAAAGAGCTAAAAAGATTCAATCTCTGGCTAAGGGGACCTTCGGTATCACAATGGCTTTAGACGCTTTCACATTACAGCTTCGTTTGTTGGTTGAGCAAATTGAATTTATTGAAGAACAGATAAAGGTTATTGAAGATGCAATTAACGAGGTTATGGAGGAGCTTCGTCCTAGTAAGGATACCCCTTATCGCCACGTAATTGAAACTATTCCAGGTATTGGCCCTGTCCTGGCTGCCGCAATTATCGGTGAGATAGGTGATATTTCTCGTTTCCCTAACCCCCGGGCTCTCGTAGCTTATGCCGGTTTAGATGCTACAGTCAGGGCTTCAGGATTGTTTGAGGGTACTCGTAACCGTATGTCTAAACGCGGTTCCCCTGTTTTAAGAAACAGCTTGTGGTTAGCCGCTGTTTCAGCCCGCCGTTTTAACCCGGAGTTGAGGGCTTATTATGAGCAAAAACGCAGCCAGGGAAAGCACTCGAATGTTGCTACAGGAGCCGTTGCAAGAAAACTTGTTCACCTGATCTACTCTCTCTGGAAGGATAACCGGCCGTATGACCCGGATTATCAATGGTCTCCTCCCGGCAAAAATGCGTGA
- the cysE gene encoding serine O-acetyltransferase: MSFLKTIRDDIKVVFERDPAVKSVLEVILCYPGFHAILMHRIAHFFYNRKLFLIARIISQVARFLTGIEIHPGAKIGKGFFIDHGMGVVIGETTEIGDNVTLYQGVTLGGTGKEKGKRHPTLGNNIVVGAGAKVLGPIKIGDNCKIGAGAVVLKDVPPNCTVVGVPGKAVVRKKIDFAREDFTKVDLDHHLLPDPVADMMRSLQRKLEELEKKIDWLERRVKDEDLQHPDEKERGVHTA; encoded by the coding sequence ATGTCGTTTTTAAAGACTATCAGGGATGACATAAAAGTGGTGTTCGAGCGGGATCCGGCAGTGAAGAGCGTACTGGAGGTAATACTGTGCTATCCCGGGTTTCACGCCATCCTGATGCACCGCATAGCTCATTTCTTTTATAACAGAAAGCTTTTCCTTATAGCCAGGATCATATCCCAGGTGGCAAGGTTTTTAACGGGCATCGAGATTCACCCCGGTGCTAAAATAGGAAAGGGGTTTTTCATAGACCACGGTATGGGTGTCGTCATCGGCGAGACCACGGAAATAGGCGACAACGTCACCCTTTACCAGGGAGTTACCCTGGGAGGCACCGGCAAGGAGAAGGGCAAAAGACACCCAACCCTTGGTAATAATATAGTCGTAGGTGCCGGGGCCAAAGTCCTGGGCCCGATAAAGATCGGCGACAACTGCAAGATCGGCGCCGGTGCGGTAGTTTTAAAGGATGTACCGCCCAATTGCACCGTGGTGGGTGTGCCCGGGAAGGCCGTCGTAAGGAAGAAAATCGATTTTGCAAGAGAAGACTTTACGAAAGTCGACCTGGACCATCACCTGCTGCCGGACCCGGTGGCCGACATGATGAGAAGCTTGCAGAGAAAGCTGGAAGAACTGGAGAAAAAGATCGACTGGCTTGAGAGGAGGGTGAAGGATGAGGATCTACAACACCCTGACGAGAAGGAAAGAGGAGTTCATACCGCTTAA
- the rlmB gene encoding 23S rRNA (guanosine(2251)-2'-O)-methyltransferase RlmB, which produces MILEDKNEARIEGRNAVLEALSASMPLNKIYIKKGERHGVMQKIRELARSSGIPVVELDPKSFEHMARTRNPQGVIALSSPKEYVSVDDILETAERRREAPFVFVLNEITDPQNLGSILRTADCLGVHGVIIPKRRACGVTPAVVKVSEGAAGYVNVARVTNIASTLECLKEKGLWVVGADMDGEPYHRVDLTGPVALVIGGEDKGLGRLVREKCDLLVKLPMRGHVPSLNAAVAAAVLGYEILRQREGRHD; this is translated from the coding sequence GTGATTCTGGAAGATAAAAATGAGGCCAGAATAGAGGGCAGAAATGCCGTGCTGGAAGCCCTTTCGGCCAGCATGCCTTTAAATAAAATCTATATAAAAAAAGGGGAAAGGCACGGGGTTATGCAGAAGATAAGGGAGCTTGCAAGAAGCTCCGGTATACCGGTGGTCGAGCTTGACCCGAAGAGTTTCGAGCACATGGCCCGGACCCGAAACCCTCAGGGTGTTATCGCCCTGTCTTCCCCGAAGGAATACGTCTCGGTGGACGACATCCTTGAAACGGCGGAACGGCGCCGGGAAGCTCCTTTCGTCTTCGTGCTAAACGAGATCACCGACCCCCAGAATCTGGGCAGCATCCTGCGCACAGCCGACTGCCTGGGGGTCCACGGCGTGATCATCCCGAAGAGAAGGGCCTGCGGAGTAACGCCGGCCGTGGTAAAGGTGTCGGAAGGGGCTGCCGGGTACGTAAATGTGGCAAGGGTCACCAATATCGCCTCAACCCTGGAATGCCTCAAAGAAAAGGGGTTGTGGGTGGTGGGGGCTGACATGGACGGTGAACCCTACCACCGGGTGGACCTGACCGGACCAGTAGCTCTGGTCATCGGGGGAGAAGACAAAGGGCTGGGCAGGCTGGTCAGAGAAAAGTGCGACCTTTTGGTTAAGCTTCCCATGCGGGGTCATGTGCCTTCACTGAATGCCGCAGTAGCCGCTGCTGTCCTCGGATACGAAATTTTGAGGCAAAGGGAAGGAAGGCATGACTGA
- the cysS gene encoding cysteine--tRNA ligase has protein sequence MRIYNTLTRRKEEFIPLNGNKVTIYTCGPTVYDFFHVGNARVFITFDVIRNYLKYKGYEVKFVQNFTDIDDKMIKRANEEGVTVKELGDRFIKEYFKDADALNIKRADVHPRATEHIEDIIEFIKVLIEKGYAYEVGGDVYFAARKFPGYGKLSGQNLEELEAGARVEPGEKKKDPIDFALWKAKKPGEPSWPSPWGEGRPGWHIECSAMAMKHLGETIDIHGGGPDLIFPHHENEVAQSEAFTGKPFARFFMHVGYLNINNEKMSKSLGNFFTVRDILKEYNPEVLRFLMLSSHYRSPINFSRELLDQSKSALERLYNALYAMEHLENAAPERPLNGEEEEYLRRQLENKNKFKDAMDDDFNTAGAIAVLFDMIREFNVSLNENSSREAVKKTKEMVLELGGVLGFFSKFEPVLLDEEIEQKIKEREEARKAKNYALADKIRDELRARGIILEDTPAGVRWKRV, from the coding sequence ATGAGGATCTACAACACCCTGACGAGAAGGAAAGAGGAGTTCATACCGCTTAACGGCAACAAAGTGACCATTTACACCTGCGGCCCCACGGTTTACGACTTTTTTCACGTGGGGAACGCCCGGGTGTTCATAACTTTTGATGTTATAAGGAATTATTTAAAGTATAAGGGTTATGAGGTGAAGTTCGTGCAGAACTTCACCGATATAGACGACAAGATGATAAAGAGAGCCAACGAAGAAGGCGTTACGGTCAAAGAGCTGGGGGACAGGTTTATCAAAGAATACTTCAAAGACGCTGACGCTCTCAACATAAAAAGGGCCGACGTGCACCCCAGGGCCACCGAGCACATCGAGGATATCATCGAATTCATAAAGGTTCTTATCGAAAAGGGTTACGCTTACGAGGTGGGAGGGGACGTTTACTTCGCCGCCAGGAAATTCCCGGGTTACGGCAAGCTTTCCGGGCAGAACCTGGAGGAACTGGAGGCCGGAGCCAGGGTGGAGCCCGGAGAGAAAAAGAAGGACCCGATAGATTTCGCCCTCTGGAAAGCCAAAAAGCCGGGGGAGCCTTCCTGGCCCAGCCCATGGGGCGAGGGAAGGCCCGGGTGGCACATCGAGTGCTCGGCAATGGCCATGAAACACCTGGGAGAAACTATTGACATCCACGGCGGTGGACCGGACCTCATATTCCCCCACCACGAAAACGAGGTGGCCCAGAGCGAAGCCTTCACCGGCAAACCCTTTGCCAGGTTCTTTATGCACGTCGGTTACCTTAATATAAACAACGAGAAGATGTCCAAGTCTTTAGGAAATTTTTTCACGGTCAGGGATATACTGAAGGAATACAATCCGGAAGTGCTGAGGTTTCTGATGCTTTCCTCCCACTACAGAAGCCCCATAAATTTCAGCCGGGAGCTCTTGGATCAATCAAAGAGCGCCCTGGAGCGCCTTTATAACGCCCTTTACGCCATGGAGCACCTGGAAAACGCAGCCCCCGAACGGCCGTTGAACGGCGAAGAGGAGGAGTATTTAAGGAGACAGCTTGAAAACAAAAATAAATTCAAAGATGCTATGGACGACGACTTCAACACCGCGGGAGCAATAGCGGTGCTCTTCGACATGATCAGGGAATTCAACGTCAGCCTGAACGAAAATTCTTCACGGGAAGCGGTGAAGAAGACCAAGGAGATGGTTTTGGAACTGGGCGGAGTGCTGGGGTTCTTCTCGAAATTCGAGCCGGTGCTCCTGGACGAGGAGATCGAGCAAAAGATAAAGGAAAGGGAGGAGGCCAGAAAGGCGAAAAACTACGCCTTGGCCGATAAAATAAGGGATGAGCTGAGGGCCAGGGGCATTATCCTGGAAGATACCCCCGCCGGCGTGCGCTGGAAGCGGGTATGA
- a CDS encoding NYN domain-containing protein produces the protein MTEKYEEYLFVDGYNVINAWPELVEAKSLNLEAAREKLIDIMADYAAQTGINVIIVFDAHQVEGGRRIIYRVNGVEVVFTKEGETADNYIEKTVDSMSMGQRVRVATSDWIEQQIVMGRGAIRVSARELHQEIKDLIEKRRKQEERRRLERHTLEERIDKKIWSQIIERLKNGGGA, from the coding sequence ATGACTGAAAAATATGAGGAATATTTATTTGTAGACGGCTATAATGTCATAAATGCCTGGCCTGAGCTCGTTGAGGCAAAGAGCCTGAACCTGGAGGCCGCCAGGGAAAAACTGATAGACATTATGGCCGATTATGCGGCTCAGACGGGGATAAATGTCATCATAGTATTCGACGCCCACCAGGTAGAAGGAGGTAGGCGCATCATCTACCGCGTAAACGGCGTGGAGGTAGTCTTTACCAAAGAAGGGGAAACCGCCGACAACTATATAGAAAAAACGGTGGATTCCATGTCCATGGGACAGAGGGTAAGGGTTGCCACCTCCGACTGGATAGAACAGCAAATAGTCATGGGCCGCGGCGCTATCCGCGTTTCCGCCAGGGAGCTGCACCAGGAAATAAAGGACCTGATCGAAAAAAGGAGGAAGCAGGAGGAAAGGCGCCGGCTGGAAAGGCATACCCTGGAGGAAAGGATAGACAAGAAGATATGGAGCCAGATCATTGAGCGCCTAAAAAACGGCGGGGGAGCTTGA
- the thyX gene encoding FAD-dependent thymidylate synthase, giving the protein MKGFLYAGGEKALYKSFIEESGVLPALPEEIPEENLSHYVRGIFDAAGEISNGSFTISFPGTFSSILARTPFKFTAEGERLLLSGKDAVDFCLHIYGGVDFAGSLFLREKLVELCTRSADFFSGIKKQAEDYIAYRYYCVLPQAVANNPEALLVYIDALETCKKSYLAMVKMGIDREDARYVLPMGTRTNLVVTMNVRSLYNFFNLRCCERAQTEIRELARMMLAEVKKIAPNLFKKAGAPCEATGYCPEGELSCGRYPVRN; this is encoded by the coding sequence CTGAAGGGCTTTCTTTACGCCGGCGGGGAAAAAGCTCTTTATAAGAGCTTTATAGAGGAATCCGGCGTTTTACCGGCCCTTCCCGAAGAAATCCCCGAAGAAAACCTCTCCCACTACGTCAGAGGCATTTTCGACGCGGCGGGAGAAATATCCAACGGCAGCTTTACGATATCCTTTCCCGGAACGTTTTCCTCGATTCTAGCCCGCACCCCCTTTAAATTTACGGCCGAGGGCGAAAGGCTCCTGCTTTCGGGAAAGGATGCGGTGGACTTCTGCCTCCACATCTACGGTGGAGTTGATTTTGCCGGTTCTCTCTTTTTGCGCGAAAAGTTGGTGGAACTTTGCACAAGGTCGGCGGACTTTTTCAGCGGCATAAAAAAGCAGGCGGAAGATTACATCGCCTATCGCTATTACTGTGTGCTCCCCCAAGCCGTCGCGAACAATCCGGAGGCCCTTTTGGTCTACATAGACGCCCTGGAAACCTGCAAGAAGAGCTACCTCGCGATGGTGAAAATGGGGATCGACAGGGAGGATGCCCGATACGTGCTGCCGATGGGAACCCGTACAAATCTCGTGGTGACCATGAACGTCAGGAGCCTGTATAATTTCTTCAACCTTCGCTGCTGCGAGAGGGCCCAGACGGAGATAAGGGAACTTGCGCGGATGATGCTGGCCGAGGTAAAGAAAATAGCCCCGAACCTCTTCAAAAAGGCCGGGGCTCCCTGCGAAGCCACGGGGTATTGCCCGGAGGGAGAACTCAGCTGCGGCCGGTATCCCGTCCGGAATTGA
- the sigH gene encoding RNA polymerase sporulation sigma factor SigH, which produces MNAGLHKNDYAYYEDMQDEEVVYEARRGSREALEYLINKYKNFVKSKARSYFLIGADKEDIIQEGMIGLYKAIRDFNPDKLSSFKAFAELCITRQIITAIKTATRQKHIPLNSYISLNKPIYDEDSERTLLDVLSEVKITDPEELIISREEVEDIEGKMGEILSKLEWEVLISYLNGKSYQEIAKELRRHVKSIDNALQRVKRKLEKYLEVRDI; this is translated from the coding sequence GTGAATGCGGGGCTTCATAAAAACGACTACGCTTACTATGAGGACATGCAGGACGAAGAGGTAGTATACGAAGCCAGGAGAGGCAGCCGGGAAGCTCTGGAATACCTGATCAATAAATATAAAAATTTTGTCAAGTCCAAGGCCAGATCCTATTTCCTGATCGGTGCAGATAAAGAAGACATTATCCAGGAAGGTATGATCGGCCTTTATAAAGCGATCAGGGATTTCAACCCCGATAAGCTATCGTCTTTCAAGGCCTTTGCGGAGCTCTGCATAACCAGGCAGATCATCACGGCCATTAAAACTGCCACCCGCCAAAAGCACATTCCGCTAAATTCGTACATTTCCCTGAATAAGCCGATTTACGACGAAGACTCGGAGAGGACGCTGCTGGATGTGCTTTCCGAGGTGAAGATCACCGACCCGGAGGAACTCATAATCAGTAGGGAAGAAGTTGAGGACATAGAAGGCAAAATGGGCGAAATCCTGAGCAAGCTGGAGTGGGAAGTGCTCATATCCTACCTGAACGGCAAGTCTTACCAGGAGATCGCCAAGGAATTGAGGAGGCATGTAAAGTCCATCGACAACGCCCTGCAGAGGGTCAAGAGGAAGCTGGAAAAATACCTAGAAGTAAGGGATATTTAG
- a CDS encoding Mini-ribonuclease 3 has protein sequence MEGKKLDVSALSSLALAFVGDAVFNLFIRTMLVGNGKKVRDLHHEAVKYVRASAQAEALKKLEEYLTPEEKDVVRKARNAKVNTVPKNADIMDYHYSTGFEALLGYLYLTGQNDRLNRILMASFELVNSGRDTGRS, from the coding sequence ATGGAAGGCAAAAAATTAGATGTGTCAGCACTTTCTTCGCTGGCACTGGCTTTTGTGGGCGATGCGGTTTTCAACCTTTTTATTAGGACCATGCTGGTGGGGAACGGTAAAAAGGTGAGGGATCTGCACCACGAGGCGGTCAAATACGTGAGGGCTTCGGCTCAGGCCGAAGCCCTCAAAAAACTGGAAGAGTATCTTACCCCTGAAGAAAAGGATGTGGTCCGTAAGGCTCGCAATGCCAAAGTGAATACGGTCCCCAAGAACGCCGACATTATGGATTACCATTACAGCACCGGGTTCGAGGCGCTCCTGGGCTACCTTTACCTCACCGGGCAAAACGACAGGCTGAACAGGATACTGATGGCGTCCTTCGAGCTGGTCAATTCCGGACGGGATACCGGCCGCAGCTGA